A DNA window from Thiothrix subterranea contains the following coding sequences:
- a CDS encoding phosphoadenosine phosphosulfate reductase family protein, whose protein sequence is MTKHLTLQEASELEDSRHVLGLSGGKDSAALAIYLRDHYPDIHNRVEYFFTDTGAELQEVYDFLDKLEAYLGKEIKKLSPERDFEHWLKIHNNYLPSPRQRWCTSMMKIKPFEKFVGNDPVVTYIGIRADENREGYVSQKENIQAVFPFMEDGLIRSDIFRILENTVGIPEYYRWRSRSGCYFCFFQRQDEWLGLKREHPDLFAEAVRIEKESGQGYTWVQGKTLEEVVAHAEKKEGTRTANRNAKSVHTIKWQDALRDQEDDDPEDQACMICSL, encoded by the coding sequence ATGACTAAGCATTTGACGTTACAAGAAGCTTCAGAACTCGAAGATTCACGCCATGTCCTCGGACTATCGGGCGGTAAGGATAGTGCTGCTCTCGCTATTTATCTTCGAGATCACTATCCAGACATTCATAATCGGGTTGAGTATTTCTTCACTGATACTGGCGCTGAGCTTCAAGAAGTTTATGATTTTCTTGATAAATTAGAGGCTTACTTAGGCAAGGAAATTAAAAAACTGAGTCCTGAACGAGATTTTGAACATTGGTTAAAAATACATAACAACTATCTACCATCGCCTCGGCAGCGTTGGTGTACATCAATGATGAAGATAAAACCATTTGAGAAATTCGTTGGCAATGATCCAGTTGTGACCTATATCGGCATTCGGGCAGATGAGAATCGAGAAGGTTATGTTAGCCAGAAAGAAAATATTCAAGCAGTTTTTCCTTTTATGGAAGATGGATTAATTCGGTCAGATATTTTCCGCATTTTAGAAAATACTGTTGGTATTCCAGAATATTATCGGTGGCGTAGTCGTTCAGGTTGCTACTTCTGCTTCTTCCAACGTCAAGATGAATGGTTAGGATTAAAGCGCGAACATCCTGATCTTTTTGCAGAAGCTGTTCGCATTGAGAAAGAGTCAGGGCAAGGTTATACGTGGGTGCAAGGCAAGACGCTTGAAGAAGTAGTTGCACACGCTGAAAAGAAAGAAGGAACACGAACAGCTAATCGTAATGCTAAGAGTGTTCATACAATAAAGTGGCAAGATGCTTTAAGAGATCAAGAAGACGATGATCCTGAAGATCAAGCTTGTATGATTTGCTCTCTTTGA
- a CDS encoding DUF262 domain-containing protein, with amino-acid sequence MSKVSDTFTSQALSIQDTFLLHNSNVGYRVPIYQRGYRWNEENIFRLFESILHGIVLLDEDSSIRFIGTIILSSDKEKKEKEFGGISLSIVDGQQRLSTISLIICRLMNQIMLNLKKVDNLSDELSVLLNSLRSCIVGRKNSTIIRSYLSEFYPRLVRESIDARGHTPLLKKYDSFIAEYLFSFGSHYYDFISGDLDYNDFDFTISNAINGIEDQEFFKKAINHIDIYIARIASGKSLTDDSDNEIFPSTNKLLNDDNYTKVLESCGFSIGTHNLEGLSDPLLRIIFFSGYLLNNVSLTCVQVEDDKYVFDIFDALNTTGEPLTAIETFKPEVIKFIEDRKDITGDFSSSNSRLFFDEIDKYLSMKTENSKRQKETKEIITSFALYINGDTQNYDLSGQRLYLRNKYALIPLSHKSYEKKERFVKALRDIAIYREKFWEESSLTNSLPEIKDHQERQKILLCLDFIRSMDTTLAIPILARYYFDAEKTKSWDIFIKAVKSVTAFLAIRRAATGTTAGIDSDFRNLMKKGHKKLESKHIKLGLLDDNELASPEELNVYLLSYLDSPKLGTNKNKILDEESWTNKVVKQPLYDKSKALCKFLLLVASHNSIEGTEKKYILSKEGRDNCNFLELTKWRDHLYQTVEHIAPQNARDQNTKGLWKDELYNDIDTIHTIGNLILLPKLENTIIGNKPWPQKKMFFKAFAQEDQKEIPKVIEEAKEKAIPFSAAAIKAINDGKYMPLISSITDIDDWNIDVVTERGKNICHLAWHELSRWLGIVT; translated from the coding sequence ATGTCAAAAGTATCGGATACTTTTACTTCTCAAGCATTATCCATTCAAGACACTTTCTTACTCCATAATAGCAATGTTGGATATAGAGTTCCAATTTATCAGCGTGGTTATCGTTGGAATGAGGAAAATATTTTTAGGCTTTTTGAATCAATTCTTCATGGCATTGTTCTGCTTGATGAAGATAGTTCCATAAGATTCATAGGAACGATAATATTATCTAGCGATAAGGAAAAGAAAGAAAAAGAATTTGGTGGGATTTCATTATCAATAGTAGATGGACAACAAAGATTAAGTACAATTTCATTAATTATCTGCCGATTAATGAATCAAATAATGCTTAACTTGAAAAAAGTTGATAATTTGAGCGATGAGTTATCTGTGCTATTAAACTCTTTACGTAGCTGCATAGTCGGAAGAAAAAATAGCACTATAATTAGAAGCTATTTATCAGAGTTTTATCCGAGATTAGTTCGAGAATCTATTGATGCAAGAGGACACACTCCTTTATTGAAAAAGTATGACTCATTCATAGCGGAGTATTTATTCAGTTTTGGCAGTCATTATTATGATTTCATTTCCGGTGATTTAGATTACAATGACTTTGATTTTACTATATCCAATGCAATAAATGGCATCGAAGATCAAGAGTTTTTTAAAAAAGCAATCAATCATATTGATATTTACATAGCTCGCATTGCAAGTGGAAAAAGTTTAACTGATGATTCCGATAATGAAATATTCCCTTCAACAAACAAACTCCTCAACGACGACAATTATACTAAAGTACTTGAAAGCTGTGGCTTTAGCATCGGCACTCATAACTTAGAAGGCTTGAGTGACCCATTATTAAGAATCATTTTTTTCTCTGGCTACTTATTAAATAATGTATCACTTACGTGTGTTCAAGTAGAAGATGACAAGTACGTTTTTGACATATTTGATGCACTTAATACTACAGGTGAACCATTAACAGCGATAGAAACATTTAAGCCTGAAGTGATAAAATTCATAGAAGACAGAAAAGATATAACGGGGGATTTTTCAAGCTCAAACAGTAGACTTTTTTTTGATGAAATAGATAAATATTTGTCTATGAAAACTGAGAATTCAAAAAGACAAAAAGAAACGAAAGAAATAATAACATCCTTTGCCTTGTATATAAATGGAGACACCCAAAACTATGATTTAAGTGGTCAGCGATTATATCTTAGAAATAAGTATGCTTTGATTCCATTGAGTCATAAATCATATGAAAAGAAAGAGCGCTTCGTAAAAGCTTTAAGAGATATAGCCATTTATCGAGAAAAATTTTGGGAGGAATCATCCCTTACAAATTCATTGCCTGAAATAAAGGATCATCAAGAAAGGCAAAAAATATTATTATGTCTAGATTTTATTAGAAGCATGGATACGACCTTAGCGATACCTATTCTGGCAAGATACTATTTTGACGCAGAAAAAACAAAATCATGGGATATTTTCATCAAAGCAGTAAAGTCGGTAACTGCATTTTTAGCCATTAGACGAGCAGCAACAGGAACAACGGCTGGAATTGATTCTGATTTCAGAAACCTAATGAAAAAAGGACATAAGAAATTAGAATCAAAACATATAAAATTAGGTTTATTAGATGACAATGAACTAGCCTCACCTGAAGAACTGAATGTTTATCTGTTATCCTATTTGGACTCACCTAAATTAGGCACTAATAAAAATAAGATTCTTGATGAAGAAAGCTGGACAAACAAAGTAGTTAAGCAACCTCTTTATGATAAATCCAAAGCTTTATGTAAATTTTTATTATTAGTAGCTTCGCACAATTCTATAGAAGGCACGGAAAAAAAATATATTCTCTCAAAAGAAGGACGTGATAACTGTAATTTTCTAGAATTAACTAAGTGGCGTGATCACCTTTATCAAACGGTTGAACATATTGCTCCACAGAATGCAAGAGATCAAAACACTAAAGGGTTATGGAAAGATGAATTATATAATGATATTGATACCATACACACTATTGGGAATTTAATTCTTCTTCCGAAATTAGAAAACACAATTATTGGAAACAAACCCTGGCCTCAAAAGAAAATGTTTTTTAAGGCATTTGCTCAAGAAGATCAAAAGGAAATACCTAAAGTTATTGAAGAAGCGAAAGAAAAAGCAATTCCGTTTTCTGCGGCAGCAATAAAGGCGATCAATGATGGAAAATACATGCCACTAATATCTTCAATTACAGATATAGATGACTGGAATATTGATGTAGTAACAGAAAGAGGCAAAAATATTTGTCATTTAGCTTGGCACGAGCTTTCACGGTGGTTAGGCATCGTTACATAG
- the tnpB gene encoding IS66 family insertion sequence element accessory protein TnpB (TnpB, as the term is used for proteins encoded by IS66 family insertion elements, is considered an accessory protein, since TnpC, encoded by a neighboring gene, is a DDE family transposase.), translating to MFAPAATARIWLCTQATDMRKSFTGLTALVKNQLGQNPLSGHYFVFVNLRKTQMKILYFEPSGYCLWRPTPGAGQYRVQPTTSGQRELTRTDLQLILAGIEVQKSRQFKRYQYPVQPHSGTISP from the coding sequence ATGTTTGCCCCCGCAGCCACCGCCCGCATCTGGCTATGCACCCAAGCCACCGACATGCGCAAAAGCTTTACGGGGCTGACCGCTTTGGTGAAAAACCAGTTAGGGCAAAATCCCCTGAGTGGGCATTATTTCGTGTTTGTGAACCTGCGTAAAACCCAGATGAAGATCCTCTATTTTGAACCCAGCGGCTATTGCTTATGGAGGCCAACGCCTGGAGCAGGGCAATACCGGGTGCAGCCGACAACTAGCGGGCAGCGCGAACTGACCCGGACGGATTTGCAGTTGATTTTAGCAGGCATTGAGGTGCAAAAATCCAGACAATTCAAGCGTTACCAGTATCCTGTGCAGCCACATTCTGGTACAATAAGCCCATGA
- the tnpA gene encoding IS66 family insertion sequence element accessory protein TnpA, producing the protein MKRPHRRASEWQTLISQWQASGLSAPAFCEQHSIGYASFCQWRQRLRSADGVEEPAVSANTFIDLGALSAGHAALGQGWHIVLSLGNGVELRLSQR; encoded by the coding sequence ATGAAACGCCCTCACCGCCGTGCCAGCGAATGGCAAACCCTCATCAGCCAATGGCAAGCCAGCGGCTTATCCGCCCCGGCATTTTGTGAACAGCACAGTATCGGTTACGCCAGTTTTTGCCAATGGCGGCAGCGTCTACGCTCCGCAGATGGCGTGGAGGAACCAGCCGTTTCCGCCAATACCTTCATCGACTTGGGAGCATTATCGGCGGGTCATGCCGCGCTGGGGCAAGGCTGGCACATTGTGCTGAGTTTGGGGAATGGTGTTGAACTACGCCTGAGCCAACGCTGA
- a CDS encoding DEAD/DEAH box helicase, whose product MAAYSQNDLYFSLKNVNIRKGSEREQAVFDFFEISLPTIFIEEEKPSVSQKEGQYSLFLHQRSASRKVNDLLKSNTKRVVLHMPTGSGKTRTAMSIIADHLRKTEPTLVIWLAHSEELCEQAASEFEKAWSCLGNRSVGIFRYWGDRSLNLNDVKDGILIGGLSKVYSTTKNSLNFIITLSSRTSLVVIDEAHSAIAETYKLVLDALVIMRHPNPALLGLTATPGRTWADIHVDEQLSNFFSKQKVTLKIEGYINPVDYLVEEKYLAKAVYKPLFYESGTNFNDSDLRKIQENFDVPDNILDRLAEDEKRNLAIVSSIENLVKSHQRIIVFSTTVKHSDLLAAILQLRGHRAYSITGKTDANLRKNIINKFKEKNDDTQIICNFGVLTTGFDVPKISAALIARPTKSLVLYSQMVGRAIRGEKAGGNEMAEIITVIDHSLPGFGSVAEAFNNWEDIWA is encoded by the coding sequence ATGGCCGCTTACAGCCAAAATGATTTATATTTTTCACTGAAAAATGTAAATATCAGAAAAGGATCTGAGAGAGAACAAGCTGTATTTGACTTCTTTGAAATATCTTTGCCTACTATTTTTATAGAAGAGGAAAAGCCCTCAGTGTCTCAGAAGGAGGGACAATACTCTTTATTTTTACATCAGCGTTCCGCATCTCGAAAAGTAAATGACTTACTTAAAAGTAATACAAAAAGAGTTGTATTACATATGCCTACGGGGTCAGGAAAAACACGTACAGCAATGAGTATAATTGCCGATCACTTGCGAAAAACCGAACCTACATTAGTTATTTGGTTAGCTCATAGTGAAGAGCTATGTGAACAAGCAGCTTCAGAATTTGAAAAAGCATGGAGCTGTTTAGGCAATCGATCAGTAGGTATTTTCAGATATTGGGGAGATCGCTCTCTTAATCTTAATGATGTAAAAGATGGAATTCTTATTGGTGGATTATCTAAAGTATATAGCACAACAAAAAATAGTTTAAACTTTATTATTACTTTATCTAGCCGAACATCATTAGTTGTTATTGATGAAGCCCATTCAGCAATTGCAGAAACCTATAAATTAGTCCTAGATGCATTAGTTATTATGCGGCATCCTAATCCGGCGCTCTTAGGTTTGACTGCAACTCCGGGAAGAACATGGGCAGATATACATGTAGACGAACAACTATCAAACTTCTTTTCAAAACAGAAAGTTACATTGAAAATTGAAGGATATATAAATCCTGTTGATTATTTAGTTGAAGAAAAATACTTAGCGAAAGCAGTTTACAAACCTCTTTTTTATGAGAGTGGAACTAATTTTAATGATAGTGATCTAAGAAAAATTCAAGAAAACTTTGATGTGCCGGATAATATTTTAGATCGATTAGCTGAAGATGAAAAGCGAAATTTAGCAATTGTTTCTTCAATTGAGAATTTAGTAAAAAGTCATCAGCGAATTATTGTGTTTTCAACAACAGTGAAGCATTCTGATCTTTTAGCTGCAATTTTACAGTTAAGAGGGCATAGGGCTTACTCAATTACTGGAAAAACAGATGCGAACTTAAGAAAAAATATCATAAATAAGTTCAAAGAAAAAAATGATGACACACAAATTATTTGCAATTTTGGTGTATTGACCACTGGATTTGATGTACCTAAGATTAGTGCCGCACTAATTGCAAGACCAACTAAATCACTTGTTCTATACAGTCAAATGGTAGGAAGAGCGATAAGAGGAGAAAAAGCGGGTGGCAATGAAATGGCTGAAATCATAACTGTAATAGACCATAGTTTACCGGGGTTCGGTAGTGTTGCCGAAGCATTTAATAATTGGGAAGATATTTGGGCTTAA
- a CDS encoding ATP-binding protein, protein MENTHDIVPTHLVVNAMRDNGYKNAAYAIAELMDNSIQAGATIVELLCGERIEQLKQRARARISEIAVLDNGHGMTSDVLQMALQFGNGTRLNDFSGIGRFGMGLPNSSISQARRVEVWSWRNGSENAIYSYLDIDEIEKSQLKSVPTPIIKEIPDIWKEVGSNFGMTGTLVVWRNIDKIMWRTASSIIDNSELIIGRMYRYFLVDDSVVIKLKSFDMSAMPMLRQVSSRNALPNDPLYLFAKTSCPEPFDNEPMFENGDFKNTEFEINFNDSRHIVTVKFAYAKELARSGHNPGARPYGKHAAKNLGVSIVRANRELDLDTSWSDPSDPRDRWWGVEVNFPPALDDLFGVTNNKQSARNFSELAKVDLESLLEDGQTIASAKEYLDENEDPRLPLIELAQHIRKNISTIRRLIKAQTTTNESKKRHDSPHSEEKGTEATRKRQNEGYEGKSDTQEKTLPPDVREKEIADVLTEAGATTEAAKILAARTVKQNLKYTFVKSNLSTPAFFDVQSRGGAIILSLNVDHPAYNHLIELLQDDIDEANESVLRTRLMKAREGLELLLMAWARYEDEQPDGQRRTKAQEARWDWGRMAREFLVDE, encoded by the coding sequence ATGGAAAATACTCACGACATAGTTCCTACACACCTTGTTGTCAATGCCATGCGTGACAACGGATACAAGAATGCGGCATATGCGATTGCTGAATTGATGGATAACTCTATTCAAGCAGGAGCAACAATCGTTGAGCTTTTATGTGGTGAACGAATAGAACAGTTAAAACAGCGTGCAAGAGCACGTATAAGCGAAATAGCAGTGTTAGACAACGGTCACGGAATGACTTCTGATGTGTTACAAATGGCTCTCCAATTTGGTAATGGAACACGTTTAAATGATTTCAGTGGTATTGGACGATTTGGTATGGGATTACCAAATTCATCAATATCTCAAGCACGAAGAGTAGAAGTTTGGAGTTGGAGAAATGGTTCTGAAAATGCAATCTATAGCTATCTTGATATAGATGAAATTGAGAAATCACAATTAAAATCCGTGCCAACACCTATTATTAAGGAAATACCAGATATATGGAAAGAAGTCGGTTCTAATTTTGGAATGACGGGAACGCTTGTTGTTTGGAGGAACATAGACAAAATTATGTGGCGTACTGCCAGCTCTATTATTGATAATTCAGAATTAATTATTGGACGAATGTATCGCTATTTTTTAGTCGATGACTCAGTGGTAATCAAGCTTAAATCATTTGACATGAGTGCGATGCCAATGCTTCGCCAAGTATCATCTCGTAACGCATTACCAAATGATCCTTTATATTTATTTGCTAAAACATCATGTCCAGAACCATTTGATAACGAACCAATGTTTGAAAATGGTGATTTTAAAAACACAGAGTTTGAAATTAACTTCAATGATAGCCGTCATATTGTTACAGTAAAGTTTGCTTATGCTAAAGAATTAGCACGATCAGGTCATAATCCTGGTGCACGCCCTTATGGCAAACATGCTGCAAAAAATCTGGGCGTATCTATTGTGCGAGCAAATCGTGAACTTGATTTAGATACATCTTGGTCTGATCCCTCAGATCCCCGTGATCGTTGGTGGGGAGTAGAAGTGAATTTTCCACCAGCATTAGATGATTTGTTTGGTGTAACTAATAACAAACAATCAGCTCGTAATTTTTCTGAATTAGCCAAAGTTGATTTAGAGTCTTTACTTGAAGATGGTCAAACAATTGCTTCAGCAAAAGAATACTTAGATGAAAATGAAGATCCTAGATTGCCATTAATAGAGTTGGCTCAGCATATACGGAAAAATATTAGTACAATTCGTCGGTTAATTAAAGCACAAACAACGACCAACGAATCTAAAAAGAGACATGACTCGCCTCATTCAGAAGAAAAAGGCACTGAAGCAACCCGTAAACGTCAGAACGAAGGCTATGAAGGAAAAAGTGACACTCAAGAAAAAACACTACCTCCTGATGTGCGTGAAAAAGAAATTGCTGATGTACTTACAGAAGCAGGGGCAACGACAGAAGCAGCTAAAATCTTAGCAGCTAGAACGGTCAAACAAAATTTAAAATATACTTTTGTTAAATCAAATTTAAGTACGCCTGCTTTTTTCGATGTTCAATCTCGTGGTGGCGCAATCATATTGTCATTGAATGTTGATCATCCTGCATACAATCATCTTATTGAATTATTACAGGATGACATTGATGAGGCTAATGAATCCGTATTGCGTACTCGATTAATGAAAGCTCGTGAGGGGCTAGAATTACTACTGATGGCATGGGCGCGTTATGAAGATGAACAACCTGATGGTCAAAGAAGAACTAAGGCTCAAGAGGCACGTTGGGATTGGGGACGCATGGCTAGAGAATTTCTTGTTGATGAATGA
- a CDS encoding DNA phosphorothioation-associated putative methyltransferase, producing MSEDVKLKINVIRVNSYDKDISFLEYENLSEEAFPKLFTSIRAGNDFPYPRKTDYSCSNNPPILHRKELLLPPDHPDIPKFAALTKQLEDAGLFKDSRKIGYKKQWEERLRNAGYKVVDHKLVKLDGSEIAPPETTEKTSNVERHRTALTRYALSKPMQLLAKHDFLEGKHTIFDYGCGKGSDVDILRQNNLTANGWDPHFCPDNAKHTADIVNLGFVINVIEDKTERMEAVLGAYQLCTQFLCAAVMLGEQSSERGRLFRDGVLTSRNTFQRYYSQEEFREYLRQVLDEDPVAVGPGVFFVFKDKDAEQAFLERRYRNRATANRLISQLPKVPKAPKAERAARLTKADKERAFYEQHAALLDALWLRWLELGRPPQDDEFPDLAASKELFGTTQRALKFLQRFHGDELLKLAFDSRRDDLTVYFAMRRFDQQRIYRHLPESLKRDVKAFFQNYPHAQTDGERLLFSAGNPALLRQMCQQAAAQGYGYLDEEGAFTFHTAQVVALPPILRVYIGCATFVFGDVTSADLLKIHAESGKLSLMKYDDFEESPLPRLLERIKISLVNQRFEYYKYGDTYTPPYLYRKARFLTPDFPHYAEQLAFDQVLATHPEFALDGYGMPPEQFDATLQRLRLAIVGFELQPAQHTPALNDPCGQYHTFRDFIECGATQANTGLPNLPKQPDTYNALAALALHIIDPVMDYFGGIELTYGFCSPELAKHIKGSIDPKRDQHAAHEVNTRGNLICERKGAACDFIVPDENMLEVAQWIVQNTPFDRLYFYGNDKPLHVSYGDEHNRAIVLMLPGKSGRLVPKVVTAERFAAMTTEV from the coding sequence TTGAGCGAAGATGTTAAGCTGAAAATCAATGTAATTCGTGTTAATAGCTATGATAAAGACATTTCATTCTTAGAGTATGAAAATTTAAGTGAGGAAGCATTTCCAAAACTTTTTACCTCAATTCGAGCTGGTAATGATTTCCCATATCCGCGTAAGACTGACTATAGTTGTAGTAACAATCCCCCCATCCTCCACCGCAAAGAACTCCTCCTTCCCCCCGATCACCCCGACATTCCCAAATTCGCCGCGCTGACCAAGCAGCTCGAAGATGCTGGACTGTTCAAAGACTCCCGCAAAATCGGCTATAAAAAACAATGGGAAGAACGCCTCCGCAATGCAGGCTACAAAGTCGTCGATCACAAGCTGGTTAAACTCGATGGAAGTGAAATAGCACCACCCGAAACCACCGAAAAGACTTCCAACGTCGAGCGCCACCGCACCGCGCTAACCCGCTACGCCCTCTCCAAACCCATGCAACTTCTCGCCAAGCATGACTTTCTGGAAGGCAAACACACCATTTTCGACTATGGCTGCGGCAAAGGCAGCGATGTCGACATCCTGCGCCAAAACAACCTCACCGCCAACGGCTGGGATCCGCATTTCTGCCCCGACAACGCCAAACACACCGCCGATATTGTCAACCTCGGTTTCGTCATCAACGTGATCGAAGACAAAACCGAACGCATGGAAGCCGTGTTAGGCGCATACCAACTCTGCACCCAATTCCTGTGCGCGGCGGTCATGCTCGGCGAACAATCCTCCGAACGTGGGCGTTTGTTCCGTGATGGCGTACTCACCAGCCGCAACACCTTCCAACGCTATTACTCCCAAGAAGAATTCCGCGAATACCTGCGCCAAGTACTCGATGAAGACCCAGTAGCCGTCGGCCCCGGCGTATTTTTCGTATTCAAAGACAAAGACGCAGAACAAGCATTTCTGGAACGCCGCTACCGCAACCGCGCTACCGCCAACCGCCTGATCAGCCAATTACCCAAAGTGCCGAAAGCCCCCAAAGCCGAACGCGCCGCCCGCCTCACCAAAGCCGACAAAGAACGCGCCTTCTACGAACAACACGCAGCTTTATTGGATGCACTCTGGCTACGCTGGCTAGAACTGGGCAGACCGCCCCAAGACGACGAATTCCCCGACCTTGCCGCCAGCAAAGAACTATTCGGCACAACACAACGCGCCTTGAAATTCCTGCAACGCTTCCACGGTGATGAACTGCTGAAACTCGCCTTCGACAGCCGCCGCGATGACCTCACGGTGTACTTTGCGATGCGCCGTTTCGACCAGCAACGCATCTACCGCCATTTGCCGGAAAGCCTCAAGCGCGATGTCAAAGCCTTCTTCCAAAACTACCCACACGCCCAAACCGACGGCGAACGCCTGTTATTCTCAGCAGGCAACCCCGCGTTGCTGCGCCAAATGTGCCAACAAGCCGCCGCGCAAGGCTACGGCTATCTCGATGAAGAAGGCGCGTTCACCTTCCACACCGCGCAAGTCGTGGCATTGCCGCCGATTTTACGGGTCTACATCGGTTGCGCCACCTTCGTTTTCGGTGACGTGACCTCCGCCGATTTGCTGAAAATCCACGCCGAATCCGGCAAGTTGTCGCTGATGAAATACGATGACTTCGAGGAATCGCCCCTGCCGCGCTTGCTAGAACGCATCAAAATCAGCCTAGTCAACCAGCGTTTCGAGTATTACAAATACGGCGACACCTACACCCCGCCTTACCTGTACCGGAAAGCGCGTTTCCTCACCCCCGATTTCCCGCACTACGCCGAACAACTCGCCTTTGACCAGGTGCTGGCAACCCACCCTGAATTTGCCTTAGACGGTTACGGAATGCCCCCCGAACAATTCGATGCCACCTTGCAGCGTTTACGCTTGGCAATCGTGGGCTTTGAACTGCAACCCGCGCAACACACCCCCGCGTTGAATGACCCCTGCGGTCAATACCACACCTTCCGCGATTTCATCGAATGCGGCGCAACCCAAGCCAACACCGGCTTACCCAACCTGCCCAAACAGCCTGACACCTATAACGCACTCGCCGCGCTTGCCCTGCACATTATCGACCCAGTAATGGATTACTTTGGCGGCATCGAACTCACCTACGGCTTCTGCTCCCCCGAACTCGCCAAACACATCAAGGGCAGCATCGACCCCAAACGCGACCAACACGCCGCCCATGAAGTGAATACCCGTGGCAACCTGATCTGCGAACGCAAGGGTGCGGCCTGTGATTTCATCGTCCCCGACGAAAACATGCTGGAAGTCGCGCAATGGATCGTGCAAAACACCCCGTTTGACCGCCTGTATTTCTACGGCAACGACAAACCGCTACACGTCAGCTACGGCGATGAACACAACCGTGCCATAGTGCTGATGTTACCGGGAAAAAGCGGGCGGCTCGTGCCGAAAGTGGTGACGGCGGAAAGATTCGCCGCGATGACGACAGAAGTTTAG
- a CDS encoding putative toxin-antitoxin system toxin component, PIN family, producing the protein MKTRIVIDTNVMLSALRSSKGASYALVSQLPLEHFQVALSVPLYTEYQDVLTRDEHMTGASSKAEILQFLRYICGITSHHDIFFLWRPWLSDPKDDMVLELAVASSSRYIVTHNLRDFANIDTFGIEAITPGRFLELLRGQTS; encoded by the coding sequence ATGAAAACACGAATTGTGATTGATACCAATGTGATGTTGTCGGCGTTACGCTCCAGTAAAGGCGCTTCTTACGCGCTTGTTTCACAATTGCCGTTGGAACATTTTCAGGTGGCGTTGTCTGTACCCTTGTATACCGAGTATCAGGATGTGCTGACCCGCGACGAACACATGACCGGGGCAAGCAGCAAAGCAGAAATTCTTCAGTTTTTGCGTTACATCTGCGGAATCACGAGCCATCACGACATTTTCTTTTTATGGCGACCGTGGTTAAGCGATCCAAAAGACGACATGGTACTGGAACTGGCGGTTGCCTCCTCTAGCCGTTACATCGTGACACACAACCTGCGTGATTTTGCCAATATTGATACCTTTGGAATCGAAGCGATTACGCCGGGGCGTTTTCTTGAATTATTAAGAGGTCAAACATCATGA
- a CDS encoding YlcI/YnfO family protein, protein MTTLTLRLPQSLHEKIKELAKADGVSINQFLVTAAAEKMSALLTKNYLAQEAAQASRADFLKVMRAVPNVEPEAFDRL, encoded by the coding sequence ATGACTACACTGACATTGCGTTTACCCCAATCATTGCATGAGAAGATCAAAGAGCTGGCAAAGGCGGATGGTGTCTCGATCAATCAATTTTTGGTAACAGCGGCGGCTGAAAAAATGTCTGCCTTGCTGACCAAAAATTATTTGGCACAAGAAGCTGCTCAAGCCTCTCGTGCAGATTTTCTCAAGGTCATGCGTGCCGTACCGAATGTTGAGCCGGAGGCATTCGACCGTTTGTGA